Proteins encoded by one window of Candidatus Methylomirabilota bacterium:
- a CDS encoding LLM class flavin-dependent oxidoreductase has translation MKVGVALNMLTQEGRPDAAVLADHLALGDLAEPLGFDSLFALEHHFTGYAMSPSPTQLLSYFAGRTRRVILGTAVIVLPWHDPVRVAEEIALLDILSGGRVLLGFGRGAASVEYAGFRIPMEEARARFVETAQIVVRALSQDVFEWQGEFFTIPRTSIRPRPISHPERRIYASSVSPESAEIMAKLGFGVLVIMQNEWPKAAEDIRRYREIAQGVGQPPRPPIILTNVSVADSRAEAHERAVRYLSRKF, from the coding sequence ATGAAGGTCGGAGTCGCCCTGAACATGCTGACCCAGGAAGGGCGGCCGGACGCCGCGGTGCTCGCCGATCATCTCGCGCTGGGCGATCTCGCCGAGCCCCTGGGGTTCGATTCGCTCTTCGCGCTGGAGCACCACTTCACCGGCTACGCCATGTCGCCGTCGCCGACCCAGCTCCTCAGCTATTTCGCGGGCCGCACCCGGCGCGTCATCCTCGGCACCGCGGTGATCGTGCTACCGTGGCACGACCCGGTGCGGGTCGCCGAGGAGATCGCGCTCCTCGACATCCTGTCGGGCGGCCGCGTGCTGCTCGGCTTCGGCCGGGGCGCCGCGAGCGTCGAGTACGCCGGGTTCCGCATCCCCATGGAGGAAGCCCGCGCCCGTTTCGTGGAGACCGCGCAGATCGTGGTCCGCGCGCTGAGCCAGGACGTCTTCGAGTGGCAGGGCGAGTTCTTCACCATCCCGCGGACGTCCATTCGCCCCCGGCCGATCTCTCATCCGGAGCGCCGGATCTACGCCTCCTCGGTCAGCCCGGAGTCGGCCGAGATCATGGCCAAGCTGGGCTTCGGCGTCCTCGTCATCATGCAGAACGAGTGGCCGAAGGCGGCCGAGGACATCCGGCGCTACCGGGAGATCGCGCAGGGCGTGGGACAACCGCCGCGGCCGCCGATCATCCTGACCAACGTCTCGGTGGCGGACAGCCGCGCCGAGGCGCACGAGCGCGCGGTGAGGTACTTGAGCCGCAAGTTCG